Proteins encoded in a region of the Halodesulfovibrio marinisediminis DSM 17456 genome:
- a CDS encoding alkyl/aryl-sulfatase: MKGIRLLLLFWLTISAISNPAFATVSPNPATDFTKAANAQWLEILPFANEQDFKDAAKGLITPLPNNGIIKDTKGRVVWDMQAFQFVLKEKKAPDTVNPSLWRQMQLVMQGGLFKVCDRLYQVRNADLSNMTIIEGDTGIIVIDPLISAETAKAALDLYYTHRPKKPIVAVFYSHSHVDHFGGVRGIIDEKDVSDGKIKIIAPEGFTEAAVSENIYAGNAMSRRATYMYGNLLPPSPKGQVGAGLGTTTSTGTVTLILPTDLIKETGQKMTIDGLDFEFLMAPGSEAPAEMHWYVKQLKAISAAENCTHTLHNTYTLRGAKIRNPLAWSKYLDQTIQLWGKNAEVLYAMHHWPVWGNEAVIKNLKMARDGYRYINDQTLRLANMGYTPDQIAEQIRFPEKLAQHWAMRGYYGSVYHNVKATYVFYLGWFDGNPSKLHVLSPVKAAKKYVEYMGGAKEVLSKARKAYENGEYRWVAEVGNHVVFADPSNKEARMLVADALEQLGYQAESGPWRNFYLTGAQELRNGVKELPAPNTASLDFIQAMDTSMLLDYTGIRLNPEKAAGKNIIINLVLTDTSEKFVLELQNSALSNRTGAAENADLTIEMPRALLNKVFLKETTLADAVKTSEIKVTGDEKKLHALLGMLDNFPFWFNIVTPNIPLPKN; the protein is encoded by the coding sequence ATGAAAGGCATACGGCTCTTGCTTCTTTTCTGGCTGACTATTTCTGCTATTTCAAATCCCGCATTTGCAACTGTTTCACCGAATCCGGCAACGGACTTCACAAAAGCAGCGAATGCCCAGTGGTTGGAAATTCTACCTTTTGCTAACGAACAGGATTTTAAGGATGCCGCAAAAGGGCTCATTACTCCGTTGCCAAACAACGGCATCATTAAAGATACCAAGGGGCGAGTTGTCTGGGATATGCAGGCATTCCAGTTTGTTCTGAAAGAAAAGAAAGCGCCTGACACCGTCAACCCTAGCCTATGGCGTCAAATGCAACTTGTCATGCAGGGTGGCTTATTCAAAGTCTGCGACAGGCTCTACCAAGTACGTAATGCTGACCTTTCAAACATGACGATCATTGAAGGGGATACAGGCATTATTGTCATAGACCCGCTCATCTCTGCAGAAACAGCAAAAGCAGCGTTAGATCTCTACTACACACATCGCCCCAAAAAACCGATTGTAGCGGTATTTTATTCCCATAGCCACGTGGACCATTTTGGTGGAGTACGCGGTATTATCGATGAAAAAGACGTTAGCGACGGTAAAATAAAAATCATCGCCCCAGAAGGTTTTACCGAAGCCGCCGTTTCAGAAAACATCTATGCGGGTAATGCCATGAGTCGCAGAGCCACATATATGTATGGCAACCTGCTTCCCCCATCTCCAAAAGGACAAGTAGGGGCAGGTCTTGGCACTACTACGTCTACTGGCACGGTTACTCTGATTCTTCCTACCGACCTCATTAAAGAAACCGGTCAAAAAATGACTATTGACGGACTTGATTTCGAGTTCCTCATGGCTCCGGGTTCTGAAGCACCGGCAGAAATGCACTGGTACGTAAAGCAGCTTAAAGCCATTTCTGCAGCTGAAAACTGCACCCATACCCTGCATAACACGTACACACTGCGTGGTGCCAAAATCCGCAACCCACTCGCATGGTCCAAATACCTCGACCAGACTATCCAGCTGTGGGGTAAAAATGCTGAAGTCCTCTACGCAATGCATCATTGGCCAGTATGGGGAAATGAAGCGGTTATTAAAAACCTTAAAATGGCTCGTGACGGATACCGATACATCAACGACCAGACCCTCCGCCTTGCCAACATGGGATACACTCCAGATCAAATTGCAGAACAAATCCGCTTCCCTGAAAAACTGGCTCAACACTGGGCAATGCGCGGCTATTATGGATCAGTATATCATAACGTCAAAGCTACATATGTGTTCTATCTTGGCTGGTTCGACGGCAACCCATCTAAACTGCACGTATTGTCTCCTGTTAAAGCAGCCAAAAAGTATGTTGAATACATGGGCGGAGCAAAAGAAGTCCTCTCCAAAGCACGCAAGGCCTACGAAAACGGCGAATACCGATGGGTAGCTGAAGTAGGTAACCACGTCGTTTTTGCCGACCCTTCCAACAAGGAAGCACGTATGCTCGTGGCAGATGCATTAGAACAACTTGGATATCAGGCTGAATCCGGCCCATGGCGTAACTTCTACCTTACTGGTGCACAGGAGTTACGAAACGGTGTGAAAGAGCTGCCTGCACCAAACACTGCCTCGCTGGATTTTATTCAGGCAATGGACACATCCATGTTGCTGGACTACACAGGCATTCGCCTCAATCCGGAAAAAGCCGCTGGGAAAAATATCATCATTAATCTAGTGCTTACTGACACCTCTGAAAAGTTCGTACTGGAACTTCAAAACTCAGCACTATCCAACCGGACTGGAGCAGCCGAAAACGCCGACCTCACCATCGAGATGCCGCGTGCACTATTGAATAAAGTATTCCTTAAAGAAACCACACTCGCAGATGCAGTCAAAACAAGCGAAATAAAAGTCACCGGCGACGAGAAAAAGCTTCACGCGCTTCTAGGAATGCTCGACAACTTCCCGTTCTGGTTCAACATCGTTACTCCAAACATACCGCTACCCAAAAACTAA
- a CDS encoding HAD family hydrolase has protein sequence MLHSLKAVVFDFDGTLAIPTIDFNEMKQRAYDAVKTIYPNLPDLNGLPLLEWLDMAKKQAAKENLSILDAMDKAAISAAKDVELEAAARSDVFTWTRNLLSELRKRDITPCIVTRNCTEAVRIVFPDVDQYCPVVLTRDDVPIVKPDPDHLHRALALVSCLPHEAIMTGDHLMDIHTGKATGTLTAGVCTGEATREEFEAENPDFIAADCWDLFLQLAKFEK, from the coding sequence ATGCTACATTCACTCAAAGCTGTTGTTTTCGACTTTGACGGAACCCTTGCGATCCCCACCATTGACTTTAATGAAATGAAACAACGGGCGTATGACGCAGTAAAAACAATCTACCCAAACCTTCCTGACCTTAACGGCCTCCCTCTTCTTGAATGGCTTGATATGGCAAAAAAACAGGCCGCAAAGGAAAACCTTTCCATCCTCGATGCAATGGATAAGGCGGCCATCAGCGCTGCTAAAGATGTTGAACTCGAAGCCGCAGCACGGAGCGATGTATTCACATGGACTCGAAACCTGCTTTCTGAATTGCGCAAAAGAGACATTACCCCTTGTATTGTTACACGCAACTGCACAGAAGCTGTCCGCATTGTTTTTCCGGATGTAGATCAATATTGCCCTGTAGTTCTCACCCGAGACGATGTCCCTATCGTAAAACCAGATCCAGACCACCTGCACAGAGCACTTGCTCTGGTTAGCTGCCTGCCTCATGAAGCAATCATGACTGGTGACCATTTGATGGATATTCATACTGGCAAAGCTACCGGAACCCTTACCGCAGGAGTCTGCACCGGAGAAGCCACCCGAGAAGAATTTGAAGCAGAAAACCCAGACTTTATAGCAGCAGACTGTTGGGATCTATTCTTGCAGCTTGCTAAATTTGAAAAATAA
- the fsa gene encoding fructose-6-phosphate aldolase has protein sequence MRFFIDTAKIEDIRTAADQGLIDGVTTNPTLLSREGGDWRDRAKEILEVVKGPVSLEVVAEDAAGMILQAHDLKKMGDNVVVKIPMTPEGLKAVKTLSSEGIDTNVTLIFSPLQALLAAKAGGTYVSPFIGRLDAIAENGMSLVEDIRTIFDNYGFTAKILVASVRHPMHVLEAALIGADVATVPFAVLQQFVHHPLTDKGLASFLGDWKKLTGGKW, from the coding sequence ATGAGATTTTTTATTGATACCGCTAAGATAGAAGATATTAGGACTGCGGCTGATCAGGGTTTGATTGATGGTGTGACCACTAATCCTACACTTCTTTCTCGTGAGGGAGGGGATTGGCGCGATCGGGCAAAAGAAATTTTAGAGGTGGTAAAAGGACCTGTGAGTTTGGAAGTAGTTGCAGAAGATGCCGCAGGTATGATCTTACAGGCTCATGATCTAAAAAAGATGGGCGATAATGTTGTTGTAAAAATCCCTATGACTCCTGAAGGACTGAAGGCAGTCAAAACGCTTTCCAGTGAAGGTATCGATACGAATGTTACACTTATTTTTTCTCCATTGCAGGCGTTACTTGCTGCAAAGGCAGGTGGAACTTACGTAAGCCCGTTCATCGGACGTCTTGATGCAATTGCCGAGAACGGAATGAGCTTGGTGGAAGATATTCGAACCATTTTTGACAACTACGGATTTACTGCAAAAATTTTGGTCGCGAGTGTACGTCACCCTATGCATGTGTTGGAAGCTGCTCTAATAGGTGCGGATGTAGCTACTGTGCCGTTTGCTGTGTTGCAGCAGTTTGTTCATCATCCGCTCACGGACAAAGGACTTGCAAGTTTCCTTGGTGACTGGAAAAAACTGACAGGCGGGAAATGGTAG
- a CDS encoding amino acid ABC transporter ATP-binding protein, with amino-acid sequence MSQVHTATHLADKSVIIEMDGVNKWYDQFHVLKDINLQVRQQEKVVICGPSGSGKSTLIRTLNRLEEHQEGDIIVDGTTLTNDTKNIEVIRREVGMVFQQFNLFPHLSILDNVTIGPVWVRKMPRKQAEEIAYTFLERVGIGEQANKFPGQLSGGQQQRVAIARALAMQPKIMLFDEPTSALDPEMIKEVLDVMRELADQGMTMICVTHEMGFAREVADTMVFMDRGQIVEYAPSKEFFTNPREERCKAFLDQILNH; translated from the coding sequence ATGAGCCAAGTACATACAGCAACCCATCTTGCTGATAAGTCAGTCATTATTGAAATGGACGGCGTAAACAAATGGTACGACCAGTTCCATGTATTAAAAGATATCAACCTTCAGGTTCGCCAACAGGAAAAGGTGGTTATCTGCGGCCCTTCCGGCTCCGGCAAATCCACCCTGATCCGCACACTGAACCGTCTGGAAGAACATCAGGAAGGTGACATCATCGTTGATGGAACCACACTGACAAACGACACCAAAAACATCGAAGTAATTCGTCGTGAAGTAGGTATGGTATTCCAGCAGTTCAACCTATTCCCGCACCTGTCTATTCTGGATAACGTTACAATCGGTCCTGTATGGGTTCGTAAGATGCCACGTAAACAAGCTGAAGAAATTGCGTACACATTCCTTGAGCGCGTAGGCATCGGCGAGCAGGCAAACAAATTCCCCGGTCAGCTTTCCGGTGGACAGCAGCAGCGTGTGGCAATTGCCCGCGCGCTTGCTATGCAGCCAAAGATCATGCTTTTCGACGAGCCGACATCTGCACTCGACCCAGAAATGATTAAAGAAGTTCTTGATGTAATGCGTGAACTTGCAGATCAGGGTATGACCATGATCTGCGTTACCCACGAAATGGGTTTTGCACGCGAAGTTGCGGACACAATGGTATTCATGGATCGAGGCCAGATTGTTGAGTACGCACCGTCAAAAGAATTCTTCACCAACCCTCGCGAAGAGCGTTGTAAAGCATTCCTTGATCAGATTCTGAACCATTAA
- a CDS encoding amino acid ABC transporter permease has translation MADIIHDRRPPVTKTGALGWIRANLLFPWYNALLTIVASWAIYSAVKPFIKWAIVNATITLDPTVAKEYSGAAWGFIRDMWPVFMVGIYPEEHRWRPAVALLIVLSLIMLTLVRKFRGTNWLYTLWGLSPIAVFLIIHGGLFTGLEVVDTHYWGGLMLTLILASVAMLFAFPISVLLALGRTSDMPVIKSFCVAYIELVRGVPLITILFMASVVLPLFLPTDVELDKVLRAMVGITMFFSAYLAENIRGGLQGLGKGQYEAADAIGMGYWQKTILIVLPQALRIVIPPMVNNFIGILKDTSLVGIVGLVDLLQIAFATTSNPKWFGRLEEAYVFVALWYWILCYTLSRYSQHLEKKYASK, from the coding sequence ATGGCAGACATAATTCACGACCGCCGTCCACCTGTGACAAAAACCGGTGCCCTTGGCTGGATACGCGCCAACCTGTTATTCCCATGGTACAACGCACTGCTTACCATCGTTGCAAGCTGGGCTATTTACTCCGCAGTTAAGCCGTTTATTAAATGGGCTATCGTAAACGCTACGATCACACTTGATCCAACAGTGGCTAAAGAATATTCCGGTGCCGCATGGGGCTTTATCCGTGATATGTGGCCCGTCTTTATGGTAGGTATCTATCCGGAAGAACACCGCTGGCGCCCTGCTGTTGCCCTGCTGATTGTACTGTCGCTGATCATGCTGACACTCGTCCGCAAGTTCCGCGGTACAAACTGGCTCTACACTCTATGGGGACTTTCTCCGATAGCGGTCTTCTTAATCATCCATGGAGGCTTGTTCACCGGATTGGAAGTAGTAGACACCCACTACTGGGGCGGGCTTATGCTCACACTTATTCTCGCCTCTGTAGCAATGTTGTTTGCATTTCCAATAAGTGTCCTGCTGGCGCTCGGTCGAACATCTGACATGCCGGTCATTAAGTCATTCTGCGTAGCATACATTGAACTGGTTCGCGGTGTACCACTTATTACCATTCTTTTTATGGCATCCGTAGTGCTCCCATTATTCCTCCCGACAGATGTTGAGCTGGACAAAGTGTTACGAGCCATGGTCGGTATCACAATGTTCTTTTCTGCCTACCTTGCAGAAAACATCCGCGGCGGTTTACAAGGACTTGGCAAAGGACAATACGAAGCGGCCGATGCCATTGGCATGGGATACTGGCAGAAAACAATACTCATCGTTCTGCCACAAGCTCTCCGCATTGTAATTCCACCGATGGTAAATAACTTTATCGGTATTCTTAAAGACACATCACTGGTTGGTATTGTGGGCTTAGTAGACCTGTTGCAGATTGCCTTTGCGACCACCTCAAACCCTAAGTGGTTTGGCAGACTGGAAGAAGCATACGTGTTTGTAGCACTCTGGTATTGGATACTCTGCTACACACTCTCCCGTTACAGCCAGCATCTAGAAAAGAAATACGCGTCCAAGTAG
- a CDS encoding amino acid ABC transporter permease has protein sequence MSQHALENAGVPFWRNPQIRAWIYQCIMLGGLLWVAFSMYQNTLANLEKRGIGSGFGFLQNEAGFNIGETPPIPVLQGGFLWFIAALIVGLFASRAIAVWLKKKGTTITASDKTVFAVIAFVGIIPVLVLFLGSDSISFTRYSESSSYVTALLTGFANTIKITILGCILSTILGLFVALGRLSPNWLISKLCSWYVELNRNLPVLLQLFFWYFVVLQQLPSVRQSIDVGGWLILNKRGLFLPAPVAQSGAWLFCLSIGAALIGVYFICRRSIRLLNERGTPGKILLPSLAVLIGLPALAWLIAGTPFTLDYPVLKGFNYRGGIDLTPEFTALLIGLTVYVSAFNAEIIRSGIQSVSNGQREAARALALKERHVMRLVILPQAMRVIVPPMTSEYLAIAKNSSLAVAIGYPDFVSVGGTILNQSGQAVEIVGIWMGVYLSLSLLISLGMNWYNAKIKLVER, from the coding sequence ATGTCACAACACGCACTCGAAAATGCCGGCGTCCCTTTTTGGCGAAATCCACAGATTCGTGCATGGATATACCAGTGTATCATGCTCGGGGGTCTCTTGTGGGTCGCGTTCTCCATGTATCAAAATACATTGGCGAACCTTGAAAAACGCGGCATCGGTTCCGGATTTGGCTTCTTACAAAACGAAGCAGGATTCAATATCGGTGAGACTCCTCCAATCCCTGTTTTACAAGGAGGATTTCTCTGGTTTATTGCCGCTCTTATCGTAGGACTTTTTGCATCACGCGCTATTGCAGTTTGGCTTAAGAAAAAAGGCACCACCATCACAGCAAGCGACAAAACCGTTTTTGCCGTCATCGCATTTGTCGGCATCATTCCGGTTCTTGTCCTCTTTCTCGGCAGTGATTCTATTTCTTTTACGCGGTACAGCGAATCTTCCAGCTATGTAACAGCCCTGCTCACCGGCTTTGCCAACACTATTAAAATTACCATTCTCGGCTGCATCCTTTCGACCATACTTGGACTGTTCGTTGCCCTTGGCAGACTTTCCCCAAACTGGCTCATCAGCAAGTTATGCAGTTGGTACGTTGAATTAAACCGAAACCTGCCAGTGCTGTTACAGCTATTTTTCTGGTACTTTGTTGTATTACAACAGCTGCCCTCTGTTCGACAGTCTATCGATGTTGGCGGATGGCTTATACTTAACAAGCGCGGACTGTTCCTGCCTGCACCGGTTGCACAATCCGGCGCATGGCTGTTCTGCCTTTCCATCGGTGCAGCCTTAATTGGTGTATACTTTATCTGCCGTCGTTCCATTCGGTTACTGAATGAACGCGGGACTCCTGGCAAAATTCTTTTGCCATCTCTTGCTGTACTTATCGGCCTACCTGCGCTTGCATGGCTTATTGCAGGTACCCCTTTCACTCTGGACTATCCGGTGCTTAAAGGATTCAACTACCGTGGCGGTATTGACCTTACACCAGAATTCACAGCGTTACTTATAGGTCTGACAGTCTATGTTTCTGCATTCAACGCAGAAATCATCCGCTCCGGTATTCAATCTGTATCAAATGGACAGCGTGAAGCAGCACGAGCTCTGGCGCTAAAAGAGCGCCACGTCATGCGCCTTGTAATCCTGCCTCAGGCCATGCGCGTTATTGTGCCACCAATGACTAGTGAATATCTTGCTATTGCGAAAAACAGCTCTCTCGCCGTTGCCATCGGCTATCCGGATTTCGTAAGTGTGGGTGGCACCATCCTCAACCAATCAGGTCAAGCTGTTGAAATTGTGGGCATATGGATGGGCGTATACCTATCCCTCTCCCTTCTTATTTCGCTTGGAATGAATTGGTACAACGCCAAAATCAAACTCGTGGAGCGTTAA
- a CDS encoding amino acid ABC transporter substrate-binding protein, which produces MRTTRTLALVLAFVLTASCAFASTLEDVTKRGYLKCGTHIENPGFSALDSSGNRIGFDVDFCRAVGAATNVDVKYTPLTSKERLPALQSGEIDLLSRTTTLTMSRDTNLGLDFTVVTLYDGQGLMVRKELGITKASELDGATICLQTGSTTELNVADYFRKHNMKFTPVVFDKQPDVRKAYDTGRCDVHTTDVSGLAAQRSLMEKPEEHIILPELISKEPLAPVVRHGDNQWGDIVRWTIWLTMAAEEKGITADNVDKMAKETKDPEVQRMLGVTGTLWQNLGLDKDAPVRIIKTVGNYGDIFERNLGVNTPLRLERGYNSQWNEGGLIYAPPFR; this is translated from the coding sequence ATGCGTACAACACGCACTCTTGCTCTCGTTCTTGCTTTTGTCCTCACTGCATCATGCGCATTCGCGTCTACTCTTGAAGACGTGACAAAGCGTGGTTACCTCAAGTGTGGTACTCACATTGAAAACCCGGGCTTCTCCGCACTGGACAGTTCTGGTAACCGTATCGGCTTTGATGTTGATTTCTGCCGCGCTGTAGGTGCAGCAACCAACGTTGATGTTAAATACACCCCGCTCACATCTAAAGAGCGCCTTCCAGCCCTCCAGTCCGGTGAAATCGACCTGCTTTCCCGTACTACAACTCTCACCATGAGTCGCGACACTAACCTTGGTCTCGATTTCACCGTTGTAACTCTGTACGATGGTCAGGGCCTTATGGTTCGTAAAGAACTCGGTATTACCAAAGCAAGCGAACTTGATGGCGCAACCATCTGTCTCCAGACCGGTTCCACCACCGAGCTCAACGTTGCGGACTACTTCCGCAAGCATAACATGAAATTTACTCCAGTTGTTTTCGACAAACAGCCAGACGTACGCAAAGCATACGACACCGGTCGTTGTGACGTTCATACAACTGACGTTTCCGGCCTTGCTGCTCAGCGCTCCCTCATGGAAAAACCAGAAGAACACATCATTCTTCCAGAACTCATTTCCAAAGAGCCTCTTGCTCCTGTAGTACGCCACGGCGACAACCAGTGGGGCGACATTGTTCGCTGGACCATCTGGCTCACCATGGCAGCTGAAGAAAAAGGCATTACTGCTGACAACGTAGACAAAATGGCGAAAGAAACCAAAGACCCAGAAGTTCAGCGCATGCTCGGCGTTACCGGCACTCTCTGGCAGAACCTTGGTCTTGATAAAGACGCACCAGTTCGCATCATCAAAACTGTAGGTAACTACGGCGACATCTTTGAACGCAACCTTGGTGTAAACACCCCGCTTCGTCTTGAACGCGGTTACAACAGCCAGTGGAACGAAGGCGGCCTCATTTACGCTCCTCCTTTCCGCTAA
- a CDS encoding aldose epimerase family protein: MKVAIDSFGITPSGEIVEKYTLDNERGITVELITFGATILKITTPDCVGNMGDITIGFDSLEDYVTRNHHFGSIVGRYANRIEGASFRLGGVTYSLEQNDGRNNIHGGSRGFDKYVWNAHVIENDDSATVVMQHISPNGDMGFPGTLSVQVAYTLDTMDTLTIDYSAFTDAPTVINLTNHTYFNLSGKIGSKISEHILTVHAEDYLPINEECIPIPEAPQCVEGTVMDFTLPTVIGNRLYKKDPQLISAGGFDHTYVLSKDHDNIVRLAAMLTHPDTGRSISIATSEPGIHIYTANKLNGNTTYRDGITVPRHGAISFETQHFPNSPNRPDFPSTVLMPEHTYTQKTKFTFNKVITTCNVK, translated from the coding sequence ATGAAGGTAGCAATTGATTCTTTTGGGATTACTCCCTCTGGAGAAATTGTAGAGAAGTATACTCTTGATAACGAAAGAGGGATAACCGTAGAGTTAATTACATTTGGTGCAACAATTCTAAAAATCACAACCCCCGACTGTGTCGGAAATATGGGTGATATTACAATAGGGTTTGATTCATTAGAAGATTATGTGACAAGGAACCATCATTTCGGTTCTATTGTTGGAAGATATGCAAATAGAATTGAGGGAGCTTCCTTCCGGCTGGGAGGAGTAACCTATTCTCTTGAACAAAACGACGGCAGGAACAACATCCATGGCGGCTCCCGAGGATTTGATAAATACGTGTGGAACGCACATGTGATAGAGAATGATGACAGTGCTACTGTTGTTATGCAGCACATTTCCCCTAATGGAGATATGGGATTTCCGGGTACACTTTCCGTTCAGGTTGCATACACTCTTGACACAATGGATACCCTGACAATTGATTACTCCGCGTTCACAGATGCGCCTACGGTGATCAATCTCACCAACCACACCTATTTCAACCTATCTGGGAAAATCGGGTCTAAAATCTCCGAACATATCCTTACTGTTCATGCTGAGGACTACCTTCCAATAAACGAGGAATGTATTCCTATCCCTGAAGCTCCCCAGTGTGTTGAAGGCACGGTTATGGATTTTACACTACCAACAGTTATTGGAAACAGACTGTATAAAAAAGACCCTCAGCTTATTTCTGCCGGAGGCTTTGATCACACATACGTACTTTCAAAAGATCATGATAATATCGTTCGTCTAGCAGCTATGCTTACTCACCCAGACACCGGACGCAGCATCAGCATCGCAACATCTGAACCGGGAATACACATTTACACAGCAAACAAACTAAACGGGAACACTACCTATCGCGATGGAATTACCGTGCCGAGGCATGGGGCAATCTCATTTGAAACACAGCACTTTCCCAACTCGCCAAACAGACCTGATTTCCCATCGACAGTGCTAATGCCGGAACATACATACACACAGAAAACGAAGTTTACTTTTAATAAAGTTATTACCACTTGTAATGTAAAATAA
- a CDS encoding iron-containing alcohol dehydrogenase, which translates to MAVREEVNGFYIPSVTLLGIGAHKEIPSKIRALGGKKPLLVTDKGITAVGMTQQIVDLLASEGMECVVYDETIPNPTDTNVHDGVDVYRKEGCDSLITLGGGSAHDCGKGVGLVVANGGKIHDYEGVDKSSNPMPPYVAVNTTAGTASEMTRFCIITDTSRKVKMAIVDWRVTPTIALDDPMLMVGMPPALTAATGMDALTHAVEAYVSTAATPLTDACAEKAIKLIAKHLRAAVANGQDIEARDGMCYAQYLAGMAFNNASLGHVHAMAHQLGGFYDLPHGECNAILLPHVEKFNMIAKMDRFAEMAVWMGENIDGLSEREAAEKCLKAIRELSQDVGIPEGLVALGERYGKKVSSADIPTMTANAQKDACGLTNPRRPTDQDVMEIYEAAM; encoded by the coding sequence ATGGCTGTACGTGAAGAAGTGAATGGATTCTATATCCCAAGTGTTACTTTGTTAGGAATTGGTGCTCACAAAGAAATTCCATCTAAAATTCGTGCTTTGGGTGGCAAAAAGCCTCTCTTAGTTACAGATAAAGGAATTACTGCAGTAGGAATGACGCAACAAATCGTTGATCTACTTGCATCTGAAGGCATGGAATGTGTAGTTTATGATGAAACTATTCCTAACCCAACAGACACTAATGTTCATGACGGCGTTGATGTATATCGTAAAGAAGGTTGTGACTCTTTGATCACTCTCGGTGGTGGTAGTGCGCACGACTGTGGTAAAGGTGTAGGACTTGTTGTTGCAAACGGTGGTAAGATTCATGATTATGAAGGCGTAGATAAGTCTTCAAATCCAATGCCTCCATATGTTGCAGTTAACACAACAGCTGGTACTGCTTCAGAAATGACTCGCTTCTGTATTATTACTGATACTTCCCGCAAAGTTAAAATGGCGATTGTTGACTGGCGCGTAACTCCAACTATTGCTCTTGACGATCCAATGCTCATGGTTGGCATGCCTCCAGCACTTACAGCTGCTACTGGTATGGATGCGCTGACTCACGCAGTTGAAGCATACGTTTCTACCGCTGCGACTCCACTTACAGATGCATGTGCAGAAAAAGCTATTAAGCTTATTGCAAAGCATCTGCGTGCCGCTGTTGCAAATGGTCAGGATATCGAGGCTCGTGACGGTATGTGTTATGCCCAGTACCTTGCAGGTATGGCATTCAACAACGCAAGCCTTGGTCATGTTCACGCAATGGCTCACCAGCTTGGTGGTTTCTATGATCTTCCACATGGCGAATGTAACGCTATCCTTCTTCCACATGTTGAAAAGTTCAACATGATTGCTAAGATGGATCGATTTGCAGAAATGGCTGTTTGGATGGGTGAAAATATTGATGGCCTGAGTGAACGTGAAGCAGCAGAGAAGTGTCTCAAAGCTATCCGTGAACTTTCACAGGACGTAGGTATTCCTGAGGGCTTGGTTGCTCTTGGTGAACGCTACGGTAAAAAAGTAAGCTCTGCTGATATTCCTACAATGACAGCGAATGCTCAGAAAGACGCATGTGGCCTTACTAACCCTCGTCGTCCTACTGATCAGGATGTAATGGAGATTTACGAAGCAGCTATGTAA
- a CDS encoding YodC family protein → MKFVAGDVIQLKSGGPEMTVIKFDAAAGLVSCSWFVGRELKTASFPVEAVGECKLFVEGAY, encoded by the coding sequence ATGAAATTTGTAGCTGGAGACGTTATTCAATTGAAATCTGGTGGACCGGAGATGACTGTAATTAAATTTGATGCCGCAGCAGGACTGGTTAGCTGCAGCTGGTTTGTAGGTAGAGAATTGAAAACAGCGTCGTTTCCTGTTGAAGCCGTTGGCGAATGTAAATTGTTCGTAGAAGGTGCATATTAA